The Ketobacter alkanivorans genome includes the window GTGCATTAACGATATTCTTCGATCCAGCACGGGGTTAAATGGTTTTGGTTGGAGTACTCTGAAAAATGAACCCAAACGCCCGACCCCTCGTAATATCCACGCGTACATCCAATACCTGGAGTGGCTGACATCTCTGCAAACCCTTTTACCCACGGATTTGGGGTTGCCGCCGGTGAAACACCAGCAATTTATCAACGAAGCCAAGGCCCTGGATTACGCTGAGCTGATAAAGCTCCGGCTGAATAAGCGATTTGCACTCGTCATCGTCTTAATTCGCCACCAATACGCACAAACTTTGGATAATGCCGCCGATATATTTATCAAGCTGCTGTTAAAAATGGATCGCTCGGCGCAAAAGCTGCTGGAGAAATATCTGGCAGACCATCAAAAGCAAACCGATCATTTGATTTCTGTGCTGTCTGGGACAGTTAAGGTGTATCTGGATAAGCCCGATTCGGTGACGGCCTTTGATCCGGTACTGGGAAAGAACAGTGATCAGCTACTGCAAATGTGCGAGCAATATATGGCATTCGCAGGCAACAACTATTTGCCGTTCATGGTTCAACTCTACAAAAAACAACGATCGACCTTATATCGCACGATTGAAATACTCAACCTGGCATCGGCCACGGAAGACAAGGATTTGCTCAATGCTTTTCAGTTTATTTTGAAGCACAAACAGCGTCGCACGGAGTTCCTGTCCATTCAGAACGATCCGAACGATCCATCTTCCAGGAATGTCATCAATATTCGCTGGATTCGAGAAAGCTGGTGGAAATTAGTCACGGGAAAATCAACCAAATCAGCACAGGTGACTGAGGTTAATAAAAGCTGTTTTGAGCTGTGTGTGTTTGAACGGATCGCTGAAGAACTGAGTACCGGTGACTTGTTCGTTCCCTACAGTGAAACCTTCGATGATTACCGGGAGCAGATGATCACCTGGGAAGAATACGAAGCGCAGTTGCCTACCTATTGCGAGGAAGTAGGGCTCGTCGCCGGTGATACAGAATTTACAAGCTCCCTGAAGAAGTCGATGGAGGAAAGCTGTTGTAAAGCTGACAGCCGATTCCCTGATGACGAACTGGTTCGCATTGAAAATGGGAATCTAATTATTGGAAAGCCAAAACCGGATCAACCATCACCAGAAGTCGAAGAAATTGGAGCGCTATTGCGCGATCGATTGGACAAAATCAATGTGCTTGATGTGATTATCAATGTTGAAAAATGGCTGAACCTGAATAAACATTTTGGGCCGTTGTCGGGTTTTGAATCACGTATCAGTGACCCAGTGTTACGTTTTGTTCTGACCATATTTTGCTATGGCACTAATATCGGCCCCACCGAAACCGTACGTTCGGTGCAGGGCATATCTCGCAAGCAAGTCGCTTGGCTTAACCTAAAGCGCACCACAGAGGCCCGTCTCGATAAAGCCATTGCGAAAATCAATAGCGAGTACAAAAAATACCGGCTCATAGAGTGTTGGGGATCAGGCAACAGTGTGTCGGCCGACGGAAAACTTTGGGATCTCTACGAAGATAATTTGCTATCTGAATACCATATTCGGTATGGCAGCTACGGCGGCATTGCCTATTACCACGTTTCGGACACCTATATTGCATTGTTCAGCCGGTTTATTCCCTGCGGTGTCTACGAGGCGATTTATATCCTGGACGGCCTACTCAACGATGAATCTGATTTTAATCCGGACACCGTTCACGGCGATACACAGGCGCAATCCACACCCGTCTTTGGCCTGGCGTACCTGCTGGGCATCAAGCTCATGCCGCGTATCCGAAATATCAAAGATCTCAGCTTTTATAAACCTGATCGCTCCATGGTGCTCAAGCATGTTCAGTCCTTGTTTAAGGAACCGATCAAGTGGGATCTCATTGAAAAGCACTATGCGGATATGATGCGAACGGCCATGTCCGTTAAAGCAGGAAAAATCACCGCCTCGACAATCCTGCGCCGGTTCGGCACCAAGAACCGGAAAAACAAGCTGTACTTTGCGTTCCGAGAGCTTGGGCGCGTGGTTAGAACCATGTTTTTGCTGGAATACATTACCGACGTTGATCTACGCAAAACAATCCAGGCAGCGACCTGTAAGAGCGAAGAGTTCAATGAGTTTGCCCGGTGGTTGTTTTTTGCTAATGGCGGGAAAATTCCCGCAAACTTAAGACACGAACAAAGCAAAATCGTGAAATACAATCATTTGCTGGCCAACTTCGCGATCCTATACAACGTAAACGCGATGACCGAGGTGTTTAATCAATTGAAGTCGGAAGGGCACAATATCACTCGCGACCACATGGCCGCATTCTCGCCGTACCACACCGAACACTTAGGCAGATTGGGAAGTTTTGAGCTAGATCTGACCAGGCAGGTCAAGCCCATGACTTTTGAGCTTCTTGTTGATTAATGCTTTAAATTCAAATGGTTGCATTCCAAGTGGCTAAATTCAACGCTTTTACCGGCCGGACCTCTTACAGGGATGGGCATAGAAGTGGGTTGAATCCAAAGTGTGGGATGATCTCAAAATTGTCTAAGAGATATTGATAAACGATCAAGGCGTCAGGGCAAATTGAAAACCTCCTACATCGTCAATAGAGATTGAGGGTGATTCCACTACCATTCATGTCCTCTGAGAGAGTCCAGGCGCTTTTGTACTTCGTAGAGCGCCCCGAAGTCCCCTTTCCCGATCAGGCTCAGTAATCAACGTGTACCGCCAGTTGATTAGTTATGGCCGTTAGTTGGGGAAAGGTTCTTTAGCGCATCCTCGATCATCTCTTCAGGTGGCTCTTCATATATAAGCGTGGTTGATGGATTAACGTGCCCCGCTATTTTTTGCGCTATTTTCACCGATTTTTTCTGTTTATGGATCACATTGGTGATTAGCGATCGCCGACCACTGTGAGAGCTGGCTTTTTCTATTCCAGCCCAATCACGGAGCATTAATGCCATATGCTCTTGTAACGTGTTTGGAGAATATGCGCCGCCTTTTTGGGTGATAAAAAGAGGGGAGGAGGGCTTGAGTCGTTCCTCTTTAACCAAGCGAAGATGTAAGTATTCAGACAATGCCTCTCTGAGATCAGCATCAACCATTGGTAAATCTCGAGACTTACCACGATGTTTCTTCACTGGCGGATAAAAGTTTTCTGGATCTATTTCAGCGCCCGATTTAGCAAGCGATTCGATTTGCCGAACCAGTTTATTAAAACTGTCTATATCGAAGCTAATCGTATGACGGTGATATTTGGATTTGGAGCGTTTCATCGCATCAGCCCCCTTTGTATAGGAAGCTGGCAAACTAAGAACCTCGTATAGATGAAAATCCGTTCCGCTAGGATTAAGTCGAGCAACTTCTTTAATCTGGAGGAGCGATATTTCCTGGGCACGAAGGCCGAGCTTAAAGCTAATCTGCATGATGGCCGTGTTCTTTTCAGGGTATCGATGTTGTTTGATAACATCAAACAGATATCGCTGCTGCTCTACGGTAGGAACTCTGGCTTGTCCAGACTTGGGCATTTTGACCTCCGAGTAGGGATAGATTAAATCCGTAATAATAAGATTTTAACGGATTATAGTGATTTCGATAGTGAGGTTTGACATAGAGTTGCAATTTTCCACAATACAACCAATATCATGATTTATCGGGAAAAAACCGGAGATCGAACATGAAATCTGAGATCGATATCGAAGTCGCCAAGAAACTTTTCCATAAAATCGCTAGTGAATGGAGCCTTACAGCCGCAGAGATAAACGCTTTACTCGGTGGCACTGGAGACATCGATGATCGCCAATTAACCGAAGAAGATATATTGAAAATTTCCACGATAGCTGGAATCTACGGAGCACTACAGACCTTGTTTGTTGACGAGAGCCAATGGCGTGGTTGGGTCAGAAAGCCAAACAGCGATTGGAACGGGCTATCCGCTTTGGATGTGATGATCTCTGGAAAGCTTGAAGATATTCAAAAGGTTCGAAATTATCTCTCCGCCTGGGGCGAACAGCACAACCTTTAACTCTCTAGCCACTCATACCTGATATCTAACTCTATCCCAAACCTTAGTAATAGCCATACTTGTGGATCTGGACGACGACATTACTAATTGTCTTGGAAATTCACCATTTGTTCTGGAAATCTTCACTGTTTTACTTGGTCATCCATTTGGGGCTTCTACCTGGTGTTCCCAGGATATAGCATTCGGCATAATATATATTATGTTAAATTCGTCGAGCCGACAGAATGGCCCCCAATCACGATAGTCAAATGGTTACGCTCCTGACGTTGTAAGGATCGAAGGCTAATAGCCATGAACACTCCAAGATATTATTTTGTTGTTGATGCTCAACCTGCACCTGGTGGACGCAATAAGGGTTTCAACAAGTATTCTGCAGCCCGTCGCAGTCCGTCACCATCATCACCCAGTTGCCCACCAGGGCTTATTACTGCAGAGACTAACATCCGAATCAACAGCTCACCCGCAACATCCAACTCATCTTCGATCAACCAATCAAGGAATTTTGGCTGGCGCATGATGGAATCTGAATATTCGATGCCTGGCAACACGACCGAGCTGGGTAATTCGGAAGATCCCACCAAATTAATCTATAACCCATATTCCGGTAACGAAATCACGGCCAGCTTCGAGGTCATTTTATTTGAAGCCAGTTATCGCTTCTTTTTCTAGTGATCAGAGCCGGCGTGCGCATAGGCATAGAGGGTAGCGTGGTCACTCCCGCAGCTTTGGCTGATTCAGCAACATTCAGCTCTTTGTAAGCATGGGTTTTCAAAAGTCGTTATAGCCCATGAGTATAGTCGCGCAGATACTCCAGTGCCTGTACCCGCTTCAATTCCAAGGAGCTGAAGTACTCAGATCGGGCTCTGTCTAGTTCTACCATCCTATCTTGAGATGCCAGAGACTCTTCCACAAGAATCTGACCGCGCATAACCATCCATGCATCCACTCTGGATTGCCAATCCGAGCGTTGTTGATCCAGCTTTTCCAAGCGATCCGTAGCCGCCGAACCCACTACACTCTCCCGGATCTGGCGCAAGGCAGCAGCATCACCCTGCTCCATTTTCCATCCCTTTTTAAGTTGAGACAAAAGCTGAAGCCGGGATACCGAAGCTATCTGTTGTTTAATAGGCTCAGGCAGCGCCGCTTCGAGTTCGGCGATGGCTGCGGCCTTCTCGGTGGATGGTAGTTCTGTATTTTCTACTAACGCCAGCTTTGCCAAGGTGTATTCGTCGAATAGATCCTCTTCTTCGTAAAATGCGCGATCCACGTGAGGGCTAAGATAATGAGAGCGCAATTCCAGAATCAGCTGCTTGTTATTGCGGAGAGTAGCAGAAGTCAATTCTCTTTCATCAGAAAATCGAAATGAATCGATCTTCATGTTACTTGGTTCATCCCCCATGGCTTCCCGTAATGCAAGATATTCCTCTAAGGCCTGTAAAGCCTGTACTGCGGCTAAATCCGGGAGCTGCCAGTTAATATAGGCTTTAATACGTCCGATGATCTGATCTTTCGGTTCTTCACCCACTGCATTCAGAAAAAAATCAAATACGCGACGTACATCGGAATTCAAAATCAGGTTACCCGCCGTATCGGGCTGCAATTCACCGTCCACCTGAATACCTTGCAAGGAGTTAGGCAATGACTCCAGTCCAGTAGTAAAAGGAGTCCGATTTATAAGGCGCCTGGTGTCCGAACGATTGTCGCTACCGGGTTCGGGATTGAACACGATGCCCGATCCGGATTCTTGGTGGAAGATGAACAATGTAGTGCCGAAAATGACACCAAACAGTGCCGGAAATAAAAACCGCTTACGCATGTCAAAGACCTTGCAGTTTCAAACGGTTCGCGTGCTGGCGAAACAGTGCTTTTGGGTTTGGATTGAACATACCGACCATCCCGAAGAAATGATTAATCTCATCCAGGTGATTCATACGGTAATCGTCTCTGATGACTGTGCCCAGATGACTACCACAGCGTTCCACTAGTCCATCATTTTCAGTCGGGAACAGCGTTGCAGTCAGCGCAAATACATAGTCCGCAGGATCAAAGTAATTATTGAACGGCTTGGTACCGCTCCATGAATAATAACGTACCCCATCGACGACAGGTTCACCTTCACCACATTCCTCCAATGGAACGCCAGCAGGGTAATTGGCATTAAATTCTGTGGCGCCTATTGTGGATAGAGAATATAGGGTGCCACGTGGGTCTCTGGGCAGGGATATATCATTGTTTGTCTCCAGCAGTCGGTTATAGAGTGACGTCACCAATTCCATAACACCGTCTACCACAACGCCGATAACCGGTGTATCCAATGCGGAAATCACTAAGTCCACCGCTTTGGTGCCAAAGGTCGGTGAACCAATCGTGGTAACAGATGCAACCTTTTCAGGAGCAACCCCCGCAGCATAACGCACGGTCGGGCCTCCCTGACTATGACCGATTAAGTTCACTTTATCTGCACCGGTTATTGCTAGAATGGTCTCAATTTCAACCAACAATTGCTCGCCACGCATTTCATTCAGGCCAAAAGGTGATACTTGAACGACATGAACATCAGCACCATGTTTTGCCATGTCCTGGGGAATTCCATACCAATAGTCAATAGGGCCGATTTTATCGAAACCGAACGTTCCATGAACAAGCACAATGGGGTAACGGGTCTTGGCGTATTCGTCGGCATTTGCGATGACTGAAAAAAGAAATACAGTAAGACTCAATACGCTAAGAAACATCTGCTTTTTTGTTTTCATCATATGCTCCGATGTTTAGGATCCACGCTTTAACTATTGCACAGCTCTAGAACGTTCAGCTGCATGAAGGGATACAATGATAATCCGAGCTTAAGCTTGATTAAACTCGGATATCGGATGTACTCTAGGCGGTAGCGTTTATTCGTCTAACGTATTGTAATTAAGGGTTATATTTTGTGTTCTACAGTGAAGTTCAGCTAAGAAAGGGCTTCCAACTCCGTTCAAAACTCATGTTTTAGCAAGTTAACCATTCGGAGCGGTCATACCAGAACATTCCGTAATGTTTCTCGCTGCAAACCCGAGCAGGATGCAAGCAAACATATGACGACTGAACAAATCGATCTAAAAATGAGGAAGATTCCGCGCCAAGCTCGCTCTAAGGCTTCTGTTGATGCGATCATTCAAGCCTGCAGACGAATACTGGTAAAGCGGGGATACGAAGCCCTCACCACTAATGAAATAGCACGTGTGGCTGGTGTCAGCGTAGGGTCATTGTACGAGTATTTTCCAGGAAAAGAGGCTGTGGTTGCCGCCATGGTAAGGGATATGGCAGACCGCTATTTCCAGACACTCAAATCTGAGATAACGGCTAAACACAATAACAGTTATGAAAACGCCATGCGCCACTGGGTTGGATTACTTTTCAACTTAGTTCAGGAAAACAAACGGCTGGTACAGGTATTGGTATTTGATGTGCCTTACAGTTTTAAAATTATTCCTTTTGATACAATTACAACCGAGTTTTTCAATATCGTGATGAAAGGAGCAGCCCGTTCACAGAATCAGTATAAGTTAGAAGTGACCCCAGAGATATTGTATCTTATCTCTACGACCACAGCAGGCACGCTCACAGGCCTTGTCTTTGCTCCATCGCCTTATGTTGATAAAGAAAGGGTTCTGGATCAGCTCGCAAACAAAATAGCAGCATGGATGACCCAATAATCCTGTCTAAGCAAGACGTGCAGGACGCTTTCTACCAATGTTAATCGCAGCATCAAAAAATAATCTTTATCTAACCAGGCTGGGCCTGCCGATCATTTGCTGGTTCAGCCTCTCCAGCATACGATCCCGTTTCGTATTGCCATTAATCCGCAAAATGGCTTCGTGATACGCAGGTACGTTGGCCAATTTTCTCGGCAACAGTTTGTTGATCACTTTCAAAAAACGCTGAACACGCTTGGCAGTTCTCATATTGTTGGGCGTGGCTTGAGGTTGATCCAGCATCACTTGAATTGATTGAGGCAGTGATACGCACAAAAACGTCCATACAGGGGATCGTATGGGTCGTGGCAGGGTGTTTTCCAGAAAACTTCTTATAGCGAACCCAGCATCGGTTCTACCCAGTGTGTCCGATTGGCTCACCATAGCAATATAGTCCTCCACTTCCTGCCAGGTTTGCGGATGCATGTCTTCAGGGATACCAAAGCAAAACGCGTAACGAATGGCTTCCTGACAGAACTGATCCAGCTGCTGTGGCGTCAAAGGCTTTATCAATGCCTGATATAATTTCACTCGGCTGTAGAAGGCCGTTACATGCACCCAAAGCAATGCATTAACTTCATTTGCCTGATAGTGATTGCCTGTCAGATGACGACCAGCGGGCTGAGACAACTCACCTTGCACCCGGCTATGCACCTTGAATAGAGCTTTGGCTTTGTTCTGCACCATATTCAAATCGCCGTAGATGAGGGACCACAAATAAGTATAGGTCAGCTGGGCGCGCTGCTTGGGATCGGACATAATTTTGGAATGTTCAAATACAGCAGTGGCGATCCATGGGTGGCACAGCTGCATCTGCACCGATTGAACGGCACCAAGGAAGTAAACCAGCGTATGGCGATTCACCTCCCAAAAAACGGAATCCGGACCAAACAATCCAACCTTGGGATCTCTCACAAATCCGGCAATACCATTTAAAAAAGGGCTGATTTCTTCTTCGGAAAGATAGGAAGGCGCAATTACTTCATTGTTATCGTGTGGAGTCTGCATACTTCAGGATCCTTGTTTTTGTACTAGGTTGGGATCTTAAATGGAAAGCACATGATAATCCGAGCTAAAAGGCCGATAAACTCGGATATAAAACAAGCTTCACCCACCCTTCTATCTCCTAGTAAATAATTGATATTATTGATCTTTTCCAGCTTCAGTCAATGTCGGGCCGACACCACCAAACGCCTGTTTACAGTCTTCGTTCGGGTTTTCTCAGCCAACTATTTCAGCTGATTGAAAGGAGTATCTCGATCATTGCTTGGCTCAAGCGGCAAACACATTCATATACCAACCTGATAGGGTACATTAGGCACAGGCTGTATCTTACTCAGATATCCGCCCATTCTAAGATTTACTTCACTCTATACTTTCCTACAAAAGCTTTATCACAATAGTCGCAAATAGATGGTAAGCTCAGGCATGGTTCCACCATCGAGATGTTGCCAGTGAACGGAGTCACTATGCTAGAAACGATCAAGCTCCAAACTGTGGAAGTGTTCAATACCGTAGTGGCACTATTGCCGACTTTCGCAGGTGCATTAGCATTGTTGTTACTTGGTTGGATTCTCGCCAGGTTCTTAAAATTGTTGACAATTCGGCTTACCGGTTCGC containing:
- a CDS encoding TetR/AcrR family transcriptional regulator, producing MTTEQIDLKMRKIPRQARSKASVDAIIQACRRILVKRGYEALTTNEIARVAGVSVGSLYEYFPGKEAVVAAMVRDMADRYFQTLKSEITAKHNNSYENAMRHWVGLLFNLVQENKRLVQVLVFDVPYSFKIIPFDTITTEFFNIVMKGAARSQNQYKLEVTPEILYLISTTTAGTLTGLVFAPSPYVDKERVLDQLANKIAAWMTQ
- a CDS encoding lipase secretion chaperone — its product is MRKRFLFPALFGVIFGTTLFIFHQESGSGIVFNPEPGSDNRSDTRRLINRTPFTTGLESLPNSLQGIQVDGELQPDTAGNLILNSDVRRVFDFFLNAVGEEPKDQIIGRIKAYINWQLPDLAAVQALQALEEYLALREAMGDEPSNMKIDSFRFSDERELTSATLRNNKQLILELRSHYLSPHVDRAFYEEEDLFDEYTLAKLALVENTELPSTEKAAAIAELEAALPEPIKQQIASVSRLQLLSQLKKGWKMEQGDAAALRQIRESVVGSAATDRLEKLDQQRSDWQSRVDAWMVMRGQILVEESLASQDRMVELDRARSEYFSSLELKRVQALEYLRDYTHGL
- a CDS encoding site-specific integrase: MPKSGQARVPTVEQQRYLFDVIKQHRYPEKNTAIMQISFKLGLRAQEISLLQIKEVARLNPSGTDFHLYEVLSLPASYTKGADAMKRSKSKYHRHTISFDIDSFNKLVRQIESLAKSGAEIDPENFYPPVKKHRGKSRDLPMVDADLREALSEYLHLRLVKEERLKPSSPLFITQKGGAYSPNTLQEHMALMLRDWAGIEKASSHSGRRSLITNVIHKQKKSVKIAQKIAGHVNPSTTLIYEEPPEEMIEDALKNLSPTNGHN
- a CDS encoding Tn3 family transposase, which produces MAAIYQTAYPRIKSDITEDELGDIYTPTTEDQRWALRHCRRSSASFLGLLVQLKTTQRLGRFVGLGDIPKPIIAHIKTQCRSRVTQQDLHTYYTSGAKDRHVKLIRRHLNIKAYDAAKTSALAQTWALEAATTKAALPDIINVTLEYLVKERYELPAFSVLERICQAARAEVNTRYYDQLCDFLESESRQCINDILRSSTGLNGFGWSTLKNEPKRPTPRNIHAYIQYLEWLTSLQTLLPTDLGLPPVKHQQFINEAKALDYAELIKLRLNKRFALVIVLIRHQYAQTLDNAADIFIKLLLKMDRSAQKLLEKYLADHQKQTDHLISVLSGTVKVYLDKPDSVTAFDPVLGKNSDQLLQMCEQYMAFAGNNYLPFMVQLYKKQRSTLYRTIEILNLASATEDKDLLNAFQFILKHKQRRTEFLSIQNDPNDPSSRNVINIRWIRESWWKLVTGKSTKSAQVTEVNKSCFELCVFERIAEELSTGDLFVPYSETFDDYREQMITWEEYEAQLPTYCEEVGLVAGDTEFTSSLKKSMEESCCKADSRFPDDELVRIENGNLIIGKPKPDQPSPEVEEIGALLRDRLDKINVLDVIINVEKWLNLNKHFGPLSGFESRISDPVLRFVLTIFCYGTNIGPTETVRSVQGISRKQVAWLNLKRTTEARLDKAIAKINSEYKKYRLIECWGSGNSVSADGKLWDLYEDNLLSEYHIRYGSYGGIAYYHVSDTYIALFSRFIPCGVYEAIYILDGLLNDESDFNPDTVHGDTQAQSTPVFGLAYLLGIKLMPRIRNIKDLSFYKPDRSMVLKHVQSLFKEPIKWDLIEKHYADMMRTAMSVKAGKITASTILRRFGTKNRKNKLYFAFRELGRVVRTMFLLEYITDVDLRKTIQAATCKSEEFNEFARWLFFANGGKIPANLRHEQSKIVKYNHLLANFAILYNVNAMTEVFNQLKSEGHNITRDHMAAFSPYHTEHLGRLGSFELDLTRQVKPMTFELLVD
- a CDS encoding oxygenase MpaB family protein produces the protein MQTPHDNNEVIAPSYLSEEEISPFLNGIAGFVRDPKVGLFGPDSVFWEVNRHTLVYFLGAVQSVQMQLCHPWIATAVFEHSKIMSDPKQRAQLTYTYLWSLIYGDLNMVQNKAKALFKVHSRVQGELSQPAGRHLTGNHYQANEVNALLWVHVTAFYSRVKLYQALIKPLTPQQLDQFCQEAIRYAFCFGIPEDMHPQTWQEVEDYIAMVSQSDTLGRTDAGFAIRSFLENTLPRPIRSPVWTFLCVSLPQSIQVMLDQPQATPNNMRTAKRVQRFLKVINKLLPRKLANVPAYHEAILRINGNTKRDRMLERLNQQMIGRPSLVR
- a CDS encoding MbcA/ParS/Xre antitoxin family protein, with protein sequence MKSEIDIEVAKKLFHKIASEWSLTAAEINALLGGTGDIDDRQLTEEDILKISTIAGIYGALQTLFVDESQWRGWVRKPNSDWNGLSALDVMISGKLEDIQKVRNYLSAWGEQHNL
- a CDS encoding lipase family alpha/beta hydrolase, producing MKTKKQMFLSVLSLTVFLFSVIANADEYAKTRYPIVLVHGTFGFDKIGPIDYWYGIPQDMAKHGADVHVVQVSPFGLNEMRGEQLLVEIETILAITGADKVNLIGHSQGGPTVRYAAGVAPEKVASVTTIGSPTFGTKAVDLVISALDTPVIGVVVDGVMELVTSLYNRLLETNNDISLPRDPRGTLYSLSTIGATEFNANYPAGVPLEECGEGEPVVDGVRYYSWSGTKPFNNYFDPADYVFALTATLFPTENDGLVERCGSHLGTVIRDDYRMNHLDEINHFFGMVGMFNPNPKALFRQHANRLKLQGL